AGATGAGAATAGAAATGATGCGGGTAGAAGAAGACACCAATGACCAAAAACCCAAAATTCGTGTTTTGGGGATTGGGGGAGGAGGAAATAATGCCATCAATAATATGATCAAATCCCAACTCTCGGGAGTTGAATTTATTGCGGCCAATACCGATCTTCAGGCCCTCTCCTCTTCCCTGGCCGACCAGCGCATTCAACTTGGGACAACCTTGACCAAGGGATTGGGGGCCGGGGCCAATCCCGAAATCGGGAGGAATGCTACTCTGGAAGATACGGAAAAAATTCGGGAAGCCCTGGACGGTAGCGACATGGTTTTTATTACCGCCGGCATGGGCGGCGGAACCGGAACCGGGGGGGCCCCGGTTGTGGCCCAAATGTGTAAAGAATTAGGCGCCTTGACCGTGGCCGTGGTAACCCGTCCTTTTCATTTTGAAGGGAGCAGACGGTTGAAACAGGCCGAGGAAGGGATTAAAGAACTACGGAAAGCGGTGGACACCCTCATCACCATTCCCAATGATCGTTTGATCGCCCTGGCTACTAAAAAGGCTACTTTTTTAGAAATGCTCCAAAAGGCCGATGAAGTCTTGTTGTACGCCGTTAAAGGGATCTCCGACCTGATCGTAGTCCCCGGACATATTAACCTGGATTTTGCGGATGTAAAGGCCATTATGTCGGAGATGGGGATTGCTCTGATGGGCACCGGACTGGCGAGTGGTGAAAATCGGGCCTTAGAAGCGGCCCAACGGGCCATTTCCAGTCCCCTGTTGGAAGATATTTCCATTTCCGGGGCCCGGGCGGTCCTGATGAATATTACGGCCAGCTCCAGCCTGGGCTTTGAAGAAGTGACCGAAGCTTCGACTTTGATTCGGAAAGAAGTCCACGAAGAAGCCAATATCATCTGGGGCACGGCTATTGATGAAAGCATGGAGGATGACCTGCGGGTTACCGTAGTGGCTACCGGGATCACCCCCAAAGAAGAAAGGGTCGTCATGGATTTAGATAGAATACGGCCCACCCTACCGGAGGTCAAGGCCGATCGGGGGGAAGATCGGGAAACCCCGACCTTTGTGCGCAAGGGGAAAGAGATCGATAAATACGGCCCCCGGAGACCGGCCAAGGCCCCGGAATACTATTTTGACGAAGAAGAATTGGAAGTCCCGACCTTTATTCGCAAGGCAGCCGATTGACTCTGAGTAAAAAGGAAAAAATGAGTATAGCTTTTCAGGCCCATACCTTAAAAGAAGAGAAAGAGATAGAAACGATTGATTTAAGTTATGGGAATTTATTTGAACTGGTTCAGTTGTTAACCCGGGGAGAACTTGAAAAAGGATTCAATAATGCCAAAAAGATCCTTCGGAAAAAATTGATCGACCATCTCAACTATATCAACTTTTCGGAAGGGGAAATTTTAATTGTTTTCAGACATTCCAAATATGATGAAATCCTGGTCCGGGGGATTAAACCGGAACCTTGTCAGGGTGGAACGGTTTTTGGCCGATGGTCTAACCCGACGG
This DNA window, taken from Deltaproteobacteria bacterium, encodes the following:
- the ftsZ gene encoding cell division protein FtsZ, producing the protein MRIEMMRVEEDTNDQKPKIRVLGIGGGGNNAINNMIKSQLSGVEFIAANTDLQALSSSLADQRIQLGTTLTKGLGAGANPEIGRNATLEDTEKIREALDGSDMVFITAGMGGGTGTGGAPVVAQMCKELGALTVAVVTRPFHFEGSRRLKQAEEGIKELRKAVDTLITIPNDRLIALATKKATFLEMLQKADEVLLYAVKGISDLIVVPGHINLDFADVKAIMSEMGIALMGTGLASGENRALEAAQRAISSPLLEDISISGARAVLMNITASSSLGFEEVTEASTLIRKEVHEEANIIWGTAIDESMEDDLRVTVVATGITPKEERVVMDLDRIRPTLPEVKADRGEDRETPTFVRKGKEIDKYGPRRPAKAPEYYFDEEELEVPTFIRKAAD